In Glandiceps talaboti chromosome 16, keGlaTala1.1, whole genome shotgun sequence, a single window of DNA contains:
- the LOC144447618 gene encoding kelch-like protein 7, translating to MFPGFSGAIRRFDNAMPILSPSLVKEEPVEETVSSNPAICTASMKRQAQFLNSMNAMRKNQQLCDVELMVEGKTVPAHRLVLSACSAFFHAMFTSKYVEAQTAKVELKEVELATMNILVDFAYTGDVALTSDNVQSIMSAANRYQIIDVKEQCSKFLVKELSPDNTLGIRDFANFLNCAELLQEATNYSYEHFTEVCKCEEFLELSLDQVTEYLSKDDLVVRCEDEVFDAAVRWIKHKKDERMPLRTLIFEKIRFPLITKSYLSTVVEEEETMQDDTKCLKMLVNGMKHHLLDKDKLEKISTQDIRPRAKKHDWQVAVFGGSEQDLCQLFSVDTPLTNPGCSATRCHWKVINSMPEKRRDYAVACINNIIYIVGGSYLFPLNRVDCYNITTQSYSSLSQKLEVPRDCLAAAACKGKLYITGGTTNHGSSAQKCTDVYEPLKDRWFSKQPMFYARYDHAMVECNGWLYVCGGGAGGGSNGRPLKSCEKFYSGPNILMNNRWAEIAPMNCARRGLGLAVAKGLMYAIGGYDENGTHDTVECYDPRQNQWKMVAKLPWKLRNVKCAVLNDVIYILAAQRDMGRLTQVLEYQPSEDRWVCQYNARAFGLSNIGVTVVDVCAAE from the exons ATGTTTCCGGGGTTCAGTGGAGCAATTAGGCGTTTCGATAATGCAATGCCGATATTGTCGCCATCACTGGTTAAAGAGGAGCCAGTAGAAGAGACAGTTTCCAGTAACCCGGCGATTTGTACCGCATCAATGAAGAGGCAAGCACAGTTTTTAAATTCAATGAATGCGATGAGAAAAAACCAACAGCTGTGTGACGTGGAATTGATGGTCGAAGGAAAGACTGTTCCAGCGCACAGACTAGTTTTGTCTGCATGCAGTGCTTTCTTTCATGCAATGTTTACTTCGAAGTATGTCGAAGCACAAACCGCGAAAGTGGAACTCAAAGAAGTTGAATTAGCTACCATGAATATCCTTGTGGACTTTGCCTATACAGGTGATGTTGCCCTGACCTCTGATAACGTGCAGAGTATTATGTCTGCAGCCAATCGCTACCAAATCATAGATGTAAAAGAACAATGCAGTAAATTTTTAGTCAAGGAACTGAGTCCAGACAACACATTAGGGATCCGAGATTTTGCAAACTTCTTGAATTGTGCTGAGCTCCTTCAAGAAGCCACAAACTATTCCTATGAACATTTCACTGAAGTTTGCAAATGTGAGGAATTCCTTGAGCTCAGCCTTGATCAGGTGACAGAATATCTATCAAAGGATGATTTAGTCGTTCGGTGTGAAGATGAGGTATTTGACGCAGCAGTGCGCTGGATCAAGCACAAGAAAGATGAACGCATGCCGCTACGTACATTAATTTTTGAGAAGATTCGGTTCCCTCTAATCACCAAGAGTTACCTCAGCACTGTAGTGGAGGAAGAAGAAACCATGCAAGATGACACTAAATGTCTTAAGATGTTAGTGAATGGGATGAAACATCACCTCCTTGATAAAGACAAACTTGAGAAGATCAGCACACAAGACATACGACCAAGAGCAAAGAAGCACGACTGGCAGGTGGCGGTGTTCGGTGGCTCAGAACAAGATCTGTGTCAACTGTTCAGTGTAGATACACCATTGACTAATCCGGGCTGTAGCGCTACACGATGTCATTGGAAAGTTATCAATTCCATGCCAGAGAAGCGACGTGATTATGCCGTAGCTTGTATCAACAACATCATCTACATTGTAGGAGGGTCGTATCTGTTTCCATTGAATCGTGTTGATTGTTACAACATCACAACTCAAAGTTACAGTAGTCTGAGTCAGAAACTGGAAGTACCCAGAGATTGTCTAGCTGCTGCTGCCTGTAAAGGAAAGCTGTATATAACTGGTGGTACAACCAACCATG GTAGTTCAGCCCAGAAGTGTACTGATGTGTATGAACCACTGAAAGATAGATGGTTTTCTAAACAACCAATGTTCTATGCTCGATATGACCATGCCATGGTTGAATGCAATGGTTGGCtgtatgtgtgtggtggtggGGCTGGAGGTGGAAGCAATGGTAGACCATTGAAAAGCTGTGAAAAATTCTACAGTGGTCCAAACATACTGATGAACAACCGATGGGCTGAAATTGCACCAATGAATTGTGCAAGACGAGGGCTTGGTTTGGCTGTCGCTAAAGGATTGATGTATGCTATTGGTGGCTACGATGAAAATGGTACACATGACACTGTTGAGTGTTACGATCCAAGACAAAACCAATGGAAGATGGTTGCcaagttgccatggaaactgcGAAACGTAAAATGTGCAGTTTTGAATGACGTTATCTACATACTTGCAGCACAAAGGGATATGGGGCGGTTGACCCAAGTATTAGAATACCAGCCTTCTGAAGATCGTTGGGTGTGTCAATATAATGCACGTGCCTTTGGTCTGAGTAATATTGGCGTAACTGTGGTAGACGTTTGTGCCGCAGAATAA